CGCGCAGCTTGTTCTTATCTCGCGGAATGatgcggcgtcgcgagccggtgcgccgtgtGTGACTGTTCTCACTATCGGAATGCACCGCGCTCAGCGGCAGCCGGAAATCGCGTGGCGAGCACGAAAACATGTTCCGGCTCCGCGCCGGACTCGTCGCCATCTCATtcggcgaggagggcgaggagTACGCCTCCTCGTGCATCACCTTCCCAACCTGCGCTCCGCGGCGTCCGGTGCAGAGGGCGCGTGACCTCCACTTGGAGGCTGTGGGCGTTCCGCCGGCCGAAGGGCTTCAGCTTGGCAAcgatgctcgccgcggtgTCTCCCCTGGCGCGCGGTGCTGTGCCGAGCTCCCAAGGTGCATCAGGGAGTGGCacagcgcaaggagcaaCACAGCAATATGACACAGACCCACTTAGTGTGATCCGGCGGGCGCttggcgccgaggagcaggtcATCCGTGTGAGCGACAGCAAAACGCGCGAAACATACGATGTGACGCTCTcccgcacggcgccgtaTGCCTCGCCATTTATCTCTAGGACAGATCAGGAAGAGAGCCCAATGAcacggcgcaagcgcggctcgcgatggcgccgcaccgcctcgattccgctggacgacgacgaggcagAAGGTctcacgccgccgctccgTTCCTACCTCCCTTCGCTGTGGGGCTCGGAGCATAagtcggcgccggcctcgcCACATACCCCGGACGAGGCACAGACCccggacgaggccgaggacgcAGTCCAGCGGTCGCATTccgagcaccgccggcgccggaaGGACGACAAGCACCGCCCCCGAACGCGGCCGTGGGAGGCGAGCAACCGCTTCCAGCAGGCACTCTATGACGATACagagcagcagcacgaggTGCCGCCCGTGCCGCCCGTGCCGGCATGGGCatcggcaccggcaccgtCGTCGTTggcaccgccggcgcttgcgccccCGGCGTCGGAAGAGCACGAGAGCAAGGAGCCGCATCctgccgtcgccgctccCCCGATCCTCTCGCTGAATATCCCGTCGCTGGGGCGCGCGGAAAATGAGCCGGCAGTcgaagagcgccgcggctcggAAGCGCCGACGATGCAGAGCACGAAtgcctcgctcgagctcaGCTCCGACGTCGCAGACGGAGGGCACGCCTCGCCGCTGGGCATCGACATGAATACAAGCCCCACGTCGGGTGCGCCACGCcagggcgagcgccgcgcgcggctgcagcgtgcgccgtcCAGCCACGTCCCGGAGCGTCGcctgagcgccgcgacgagctaCTCGAGCAtgtcgtcggccggcgcagtcgaggcgccgacgtTTGACGAGGAGATGGCGCAGAATGCGGATAACctacgccgctcgcgccgcgccaaggagcagcaaggcgcacggccgccgccgtcgccgcggtcGCCCCGCTCGCcccgctcgccgcggaTGCAGCAGCAAGCGCACACCGAGGATACGTCCGAGGTGCCGCATGTGCTAGTCGGCAACCTcatcggcgaggagcacgtCAACTACGTGCTCATGTACCACATGCTCACCGGGATCCGGAtcggcgtgtcgcgctgcgaGTCGCgtccgcgcacgccgcttaCGCCGCAAGACTTTTCGGCCAAGTACAAGTTTACGTTTGACATTGTTGGTAACGAGCTGAGTCCTTCGTCGTTTTACGATTTCAAGTTCAAGGACTATGCGCCCGCCGTCTTTCGTGACCTGCGGCACCACTTCCATTTGGACACGGCCGACTACCTCTTGTCGCTCACCGCCAAGTATATCCTCTCCGAGCTGGGCTCGCCCGGGAAGAGTGGCTCGTTCTTTTACTTCTCGCGCGACTACCGCTTCATCATCAAGACGATTCGGCACGGCGAGCACAAGTTCTTGATGAAGATCCTGCCCGAGTACTACCGCCACGTCCGGGCGAATCCCCATACGCTCCTCTCTCAGTTCTACGGACTGCACCGCGTGAAGCTGCCGGGAGGGCGCAAGATCCACTTTGTGATCATGAACAACCTCTTTCCGCCCCACCGCGATATCCACGAGATGTACGACCTGAAGGGGAGTCtcgtgcaccgcgagcaAAAGTCGGCGAACCCCCATGCGGTGCTCAAGGACATGAACtgggtgcgccgcggccgcagcaTCGAGCTGGGGCCGGAGAAGCGCAGTCTCTTTGtccagcagctgcgcagcgacgtgaGCCTCTTGCAGAAGCTGTCGATCATGGACTACAGTCTGCTCATTGGTCTGCACGACCTCAAGATCGGCAACCAcaacgagctgcagcagtcGCTGCAAGTGTTCCAGCCCGAGACGGAGACGCAAGAGTCGGCACAGTCGCCCAcgcagccgacgccggcgctgcgccggcccaGCATCGTAGTGAGCCACGGAGAAGAGTCGGTGCTCCTGGCCTCGCCCGACGCCTCGGTCCAGTCGCCGATCAAGGAAAAGAACCACCAGgcactgcgcagcgcgctgcgcagcgccgaccCGACGGTCCTCTCGGCGCAGACCGCGACCAAGTTGCCGAACCGCATGGCAGAGCGCCGGCACTATGTCTTTTACCAGGACGAGGGCGGATTCCGCTCCACCAACGAACAGAATGAGCCGACCAATACCATCTACTACTTCGGCATCATCGACCTCTTTACCCAATACGATGCGGTgaagcgcggcgagcacctGTGGAAGGGGCTCTTTCACAACCGCCACCTCATCTCTCCCGTGCCTCCCAAAGAGTACGGCGAACGGTTCATCAAGTTTCTGTTGCGGCGCCCGAATCAGGCGCCTTCATAGCTACTCACTAGGAACTCGCAACGTCCATCGGCTCGCCTTGCTGTGCCAGGCGCCAGCTCGCCTCCATGTAGCGGTTGGGGTGCGAGACGCTCTCGCCCTGCCCGAGGCCGTCGCCACGCTGCACGCCTtgctgcgcgtgcgtaATCTCAAAGAGCCGCGTGCACGCAACGTGGTAGTGGcccgccttggccgcctgCACAATCTCGGTCTGCTCGTCGGGCGACACATTGTagtgcgtcgcgagcgccgtcgagAGATTTTGCGGCGAAAAGTGCCGAAAGGGGCAGCCGTGCGTGTCTTGGGGGCCGGGCGCGTCCTGCGTAATGATACGCGCACAGCTCTTTGCGGGATAGTTTAGCCGGCGGCCCTCAAGACCGTAGCCGTGGCGGATGTTGTAGCGGTGCTCCTTGTTGAACTTGTCGTCGGTCATCGTGCTAAACATGCGCCGCCAGAAAaggagcgcctcttcgACCGGCAGACCGAGCTCCTTGAGGAAGAGGTTGTATTGCAGACGCCCATAGTGGCGCAGGTGGTGCGTCGCAGTGAGCGTCTCGTGCAGATGCCGCATGCACATCGGCGCGTGCTTGCGGatgagcggcgcgaccaTGTCGGCAGTAATGTGCACAGACGAGCCGTCGACACcgacgagcgacgcatTGGTATAGTCGGTCGTCGCACCGACCATCGAGCCCATGCTCAGGTGTTCCAGCACAGGCATCAGGcggtcgtcctcgtcgaggcgcggcagcgcacgcgatGTAACCTCGAGCTGGTTCTGCAGCCGCGCGTGGAACTCGGCAATGATCAGGCTGCTCTGCTCTTTGGTCGGAATCCACGCGGTGCCGCGGCTCACAAACacacggcggcgctcgaccaggtcCGGCACGCGGTGCCACGGCACCTGGAGGAAACTCTCGCTCTCAAACGTCGCGGCCAGGCGGGGGTGGCACGCAAGCAGCTGCTCACGGTGCCGGCGTTGCTCTTCGGGCGAGACGATGCGCCAGGCAAAGTCTTGCGCGCGGAGAAAGGATTCTTTTTCTGCGAGGTGCTCCGTCTCGAGCTTGTAGCGAAAGAGCGCCGTCTCGGCGTGCAGGaaccgccggcgcagctcctcggtgCGCGAAAAGGCCAGGCGCAGGACAAAGTGCGACACATGGTCCTTGatacgctcgcgctgcagctcttTCGCtttcgccgccgccgtggaTACCGCGCCAGAGAGCGCCACCGCGTtggagcgcagcacgagAAACTcgcccgagcggcgctcgatcgcCGCCTTGATCTCGGGCCACGACTGgttgcgcgccgaggccgtctcgatctcggcgaggacgcgcaggcggtcgagcgcccaCCCCTCAAACTCCTCGACGGTAATGTCCTGGACCGGGGGCACACTATACATATTCAGGCGAAAGGGGTACTGCGCAaggccgctgccgcgcgacggATGGTGCGCAACTTGCGCGCCCTTGCCGCCGTCCTGCGCCAAAGGTCCAGCCGTACGGAACATGATGGCCAAAAgtacgcgtcgcgtcgcgtcgcgcgcgccacgtgGTATGTGGAGGTCTATACGCTATCCACCAAAGCGTGCCACGCGGTTTCCAGCGCGTGGGCAGAGGCAGCCTCGGTGGCTTgcaggcggtgcagcgcgcgctgaAAGGTGGCGAGGGCCGCGGGCATGTCGTGCTTGGACTCGACAAGGAACGCGAGGTACTTGGCCCAGACCTCGTCCAGCGGAAggcggc
This window of the Malassezia japonica chromosome 4, complete sequence genome carries:
- the MSS4 gene encoding 1-phosphatidylinositol-4-phosphate 5-kinase (EggNog:ENOG503NW6Q; COG:T), coding for MTRRKRGSRWRRTASIPLDDDEAEGLTPPLRSYLPSLWGSEHKSAPASPHTPDEAQTPDEAEDAVQRSHSEHRRRRKDDKHRPRTRPWEASNRFQQALYDDTEQQHEVPPVPPVPAWASAPAPSSLAPPALAPPASEEHESKEPHPAVAAPPILSLNIPSLGRAENEPAVEERRGSEAPTMQSTNASLELSSDVADGGHASPLGIDMNTSPTSGAPRQGERRARLQRAPSSHVPERRLSAATSYSSMSSAGAVEAPTFDEEMAQNADNLRRSRRAKEQQGARPPPSPRSPRSPRSPRMQQQAHTEDTSEVPHVLVGNLIGEEHVNYVLMYHMLTGIRIGVSRCESRPRTPLTPQDFSAKYKFTFDIVGNELSPSSFYDFKFKDYAPAVFRDLRHHFHLDTADYLLSLTAKYILSELGSPGKSGSFFYFSRDYRFIIKTIRHGEHKFLMKILPEYYRHVRANPHTLLSQFYGLHRVKLPGGRKIHFVIMNNLFPPHRDIHEMYDLKGSLVHREQKSANPHAVLKDMNWVRRGRSIELGPEKRSLFVQQLRSDVSLLQKLSIMDYSLLIGLHDLKIGNHNELQQSLQVFQPETETQESAQSPTQPTPALRRPSIVVSHGEESVLLASPDASVQSPIKEKNHQALRSALRSADPTVLSAQTATKLPNRMAERRHYVFYQDEGGFRSTNEQNEPTNTIYYFGIIDLFTQYDAVKRGEHLWKGLFHNRHLISPVPPKEYGERFIKFLLRRPNQAPS
- the PRI2 gene encoding 4-nitrophenylphosphatase (COG:L; EggNog:ENOG503NWKN; BUSCO:EOG092626HU), whose product is MFRTAGPLAQDGGKGAQVAHHPSRGSGLAQYPFRLNMYSVPPVQDITVEEFEGWALDRLRVLAEIETASARNQSWPEIKAAIERRSGEFLVLRSNAVALSGAVSTAAAKAKELQRERIKDHVSHFVLRLAFSRTEELRRRFLHAETALFRYKLETEHLAEKESFLRAQDFAWRIVSPEEQRRHREQLLACHPRLAATFESESFLQVPWHRVPDLVERRRVFVSRGTAWIPTKEQSSLIIAEFHARLQNQLEVTSRALPRLDEDDRLMPVLEHLSMGSMVGATTDYTNASLVGVDGSSVHITADMVAPLIRKHAPMCMRHLHETLTATHHLRHYGRLQYNLFLKELGLPVEEALLFWRRMFSTMTDDKFNKEHRYNIRHGYGLEGRRLNYPAKSCARIITQDAPGPQDTHGCPFRHFSPQNLSTALATHYNVSPDEQTEIVQAAKAGHYHVACTRLFEITHAQQGVQRGDGLGQGESVSHPNRYMEASWRLAQQGEPMDVASS